The Nitrospira sp. DNA segment TTTTGAACCAACTCCGAGGTATCCAAAATCAGTACCACCTTGCCTTCGCCGGTGATTGTGGCGCCTGATACGCCTTTGACGGTTTCCAGATAATCCCAGATCGACTTGATCACCACTTCCTCCTGGGATCGAAGCTCATCGACGACCACCCCCACCCGGCGATCTCCCAACGCTGCGACGACCACGTAAAACCGCTCGCGATTGGAATCCGTCGGGATATCAAACTCCTGTGCCAAACGAATGAGCGGCAGCACGCGGTCGCGCAGGTGTAACACTTCGCGTCCATTGATCGTTTTGATCTCGGAGCGCGAGATGCGAACGGCTTCGATGACGGTGCTCAATGGAATGGCGAAAATCGAACGCTCGACTTCCACCATCAAGGCCTGAATGATGGCGATCGTCAGCGGCAGCTTGATGATGATCTGACTCCCCTTGCCCGGCTCGGACTCCAGATCCACGCTGCCGTTGATTTTTCGGATGTTCGTACGGACCACATCCATGCCGACGCCCCGGCCTGATACATCTGTCACTTTTTCGGCCGTGCTGAATCCCGGCAGGAAGATCAGATTGAGAATTTCGCGATGCTCCATCGTTGCGAGTTCAGCTTCGCTGATCAGGCCTTTGGCCAACGCCTTTTCTTTGATCTTTTCAACCTGAATGCCGCGCCCGTCGTCGTTGATCCGAATGACGATGCTGTTGCCTTCCTGACTTGCGGCAATGGTCAGTTGGCCTTCTCCCGCCTTCCCTTTCGCCTGGCGCTCGGCCGGAGTTTCGATCCCATGGTCGATCGCATTACGTACCAGGTGCACGAGCGGATCACCGATCTCGTCGGCGACGGATTTATCGAGCTCTGTTTCTTCGCCGCGCATTTCCAAATGGACCTGTTTGTTGAGTTTCTGGGACAGATCCCGCACCATGCGAGGCAACTTGGCGAATACTTTTTTGATCGGAAGCATGCGGGTCTTCATCACGGCCAACTGCAGATCGGTCGTCACCAAGTTGAGTTGCGCGAGGGTTTCGCTCAGGACGCGCACCTGGGGATCGGATTCATGCTGTTGCTCCAATTGCGTGCCGATCTTGATCAGACGGTTCCGCCCCAAGACCAGCTCCCCGACCAGATTCATCACGCTGTCGAGCCGTTTGGTCTCCACGCGGATGGTGGCATCCTCTTCAACTGGTTTCGGCTGTTTTTCTTGTTTGTGCAGCGCTTGATCCAGGGCGCGCTCGGTAATCGCTTTGGCTTGGAGCAAAATTTCGCCCAGTGGCGTCTTGGGCTCCGGTTGATGCTGTTGCGCGGTCAACGCATCGAGGACCTGTTCCTTAGATGCCAATCCGTCTGTGACCAAAATTTCGCCCAGTGTCTGCGGCGGGGCGACCGGGGCTGCGGGCGGAGCCGCCGGCGACAGGGCTTCGACCTTTGGAGCAGCCACAGGTTCTGCAGGCGCGGCCGTCGGCGCCGAAACAGGCGTGGTGCCGTTCAGAATATCGTCGAGCTTTGCCGCAATTGCCCCCGTGGGGACATGACTGTCGGTGCCTGATTCCCGAATGTCGGCCATGATCGCCTTAATGACGTCGATGGTTTCAAGAATGATGCTGATGATGGCCGGGTTGACGGCCATTTCACCCTGACGAAGTTTGTTCAGAATGTTTTCGCCGCGATGGGCTACGTCCACGAGGTTGTTGAAACCGAGAAACCCGGCGGATCCCTTCATGCTGTGCATCGCACGAAAGATTTCATTGAGCAGATCGGTATTGGTTGGGTCGGATTCCAGCGTGACAAAACGCTGATCAAGGACCTCCAGCATCTCGTTGGATTCGGTCAAAAAGTCGTTGAGTATTTCCTGCATTTCATCGCTCATAGCCCACCTCAGTTAAAACCGAATTGCTTCAAAATCTCGTCGGCGAGATCTTGATCCATGGAGGTATTCTTGGTCGCTTCCAACTGCTTCAGCATTTCGCTCGCCTTGTCCTGGCTCTGTTTCGCTGCCTGCTTCTGGTACGGACCGAAGACGACGACCAGTTGAAGCAGCTTATGTTCGACTTCCTGTAGAATGGTCACGAGTTTGTTGACACTTTGCGCGACGAGGTCCTGGAAGGAGAGCGCCGTCATGATAGCGAGCAGCCGTTTGTCGTCGGCGCCGATCGCCTCTCCGATATTCTGAACCTGCTGCAGTATCTCCGGACTCGTCTGCTGCTTCTGAAGCGCTTGGGTCAGATCCTTTAACATCACCTCGAGCTTGAGATGATGATCCTGAATCGCTTCTACCTGACGCATGACCTCGTGCGTCCCCTGCTCGGTCATGGTCTTGAGATTCGTCAGATGGGTTAGGGCCTGAGGCAACTGTTCGGTCGACGTGCTGACCGGCGTACTGAATTCGGACAGCGTCTTCATCGTCGTGTCGATAAAACGGGCAAGCTCACCGAGCTCTTCATAGAGCTTGCTGTCAGGTGCCTTCTCCGTCTGCTCGCTGTCTTCCACGACCTCTTGCGCCTTTGCCGCCACGCGTGGTTGTGTCATCGTCACCCTCACCGGTTAAGAGGCGATTACTTGAAGATTTTGTTGATTTTGTCTTGCATCGTCTCTGCGGTGAACGGCTTGACGACGTAGTTGCTGACACCGGCCTGAACGGCTTCCATGAGGTTTTCCTTTTGCGCTTCGGCCGTGACCATCAGCACCGGAATCTTTTTCAACTTTTCATCGGCGCGAATGGCGCGCAGCATGTCGATCCCCATCATCACGGGCATATTCCAGTCCGACACCACAAAGCCATACGTATCGGCATGCAACTTGGTGAGCGCGTCCTGGCCGTTTTCGGCTTCCTCCAGATTGTTGAAGCCGAGTTGCTTCAGAATGTTCTTCACGATGCGACGCATCGTGGACATGTCATCGACGACAAGAATTTTCATATTTGGATCGGCTGGCATGCGATATCCTCCTTACTTACTGTTTCTCATGAATAACGGATCGGCCTGCATGAATGGTTTTGAAAAGGCCGGATGTGTCGTGCAAGGTTTCTGAAAATCCGATCATCAGATACCCCTTCGGACGCAATGCGTCTCGAAGATCTGACACGATTTGGGCCTTGGCTTTTTCGTCGAAATAGATGAGGCAATTGCGGCAGAAAATGATATCAATGCCTCGTACCAGTTTTAACCGCGGACGGTCGTAGAGATTCACGTTCATGAAGCGCACCATGTCCTTCACCGGCTGGACCAGCGTGTGTTCTTCCTTTTTCCCGGTGAAATAGCGCG contains these protein-coding regions:
- a CDS encoding chemotaxis protein CheA, with amino-acid sequence MSDEMQEILNDFLTESNEMLEVLDQRFVTLESDPTNTDLLNEIFRAMHSMKGSAGFLGFNNLVDVAHRGENILNKLRQGEMAVNPAIISIILETIDVIKAIMADIRESGTDSHVPTGAIAAKLDDILNGTTPVSAPTAAPAEPVAAPKVEALSPAAPPAAPVAPPQTLGEILVTDGLASKEQVLDALTAQQHQPEPKTPLGEILLQAKAITERALDQALHKQEKQPKPVEEDATIRVETKRLDSVMNLVGELVLGRNRLIKIGTQLEQQHESDPQVRVLSETLAQLNLVTTDLQLAVMKTRMLPIKKVFAKLPRMVRDLSQKLNKQVHLEMRGEETELDKSVADEIGDPLVHLVRNAIDHGIETPAERQAKGKAGEGQLTIAASQEGNSIVIRINDDGRGIQVEKIKEKALAKGLISEAELATMEHREILNLIFLPGFSTAEKVTDVSGRGVGMDVVRTNIRKINGSVDLESEPGKGSQIIIKLPLTIAIIQALMVEVERSIFAIPLSTVIEAVRISRSEIKTINGREVLHLRDRVLPLIRLAQEFDIPTDSNRERFYVVVAALGDRRVGVVVDELRSQEEVVIKSIWDYLETVKGVSGATITGEGKVVLILDTSELVQNAQAWHNPGIAA
- a CDS encoding protein phosphatase CheZ; translation: MTQPRVAAKAQEVVEDSEQTEKAPDSKLYEELGELARFIDTTMKTLSEFSTPVSTSTEQLPQALTHLTNLKTMTEQGTHEVMRQVEAIQDHHLKLEVMLKDLTQALQKQQTSPEILQQVQNIGEAIGADDKRLLAIMTALSFQDLVAQSVNKLVTILQEVEHKLLQLVVVFGPYQKQAAKQSQDKASEMLKQLEATKNTSMDQDLADEILKQFGFN
- a CDS encoding chemotaxis response regulator CheY produces the protein MKILVVDDMSTMRRIVKNILKQLGFNNLEEAENGQDALTKLHADTYGFVVSDWNMPVMMGIDMLRAIRADEKLKKIPVLMVTAEAQKENLMEAVQAGVSNYVVKPFTAETMQDKINKIFK